Proteins from one Psilocybe cubensis strain MGC-MH-2018 chromosome 11, whole genome shotgun sequence genomic window:
- a CDS encoding G1/S-specific cyclin pas1, which yields MSKTRNHIEFTRKKGETGETLTLAQSQTISEAMCLRIEQALQDFHANKQAILDAGARRGKKNNPIDNFYIPKLEFLQSVVHAIRLNGCAIQWSADTTEHAHIEVVKAPSSSSNNQRYEPQVCRYLDRRDKLRNFDLFTAIREMRIDFRAIHSATITDEEEQEEGDEGEENGEVVMDTTSELLSTIMPMTTFQSAKSNRIVDYFYKASLYERGVLEGPVPYRTFSCSKNVVAHLSRDASSKRLHIDEVASIFKIPDLRPAIADYVSLINKESNPRQTNSRGYHIKGITGRRVSPPGCPLPYSKLEVWHKVRIQSTAYQYPHEILEAVTLNAYPPSNKHPFGYFDSAIINVDESEEWPRSGLQGHSVVDIRIIFRIVGETPSTVSPDITGRFLAYVQRFEVLNQPQSLGSAIRGPYPEPITGMYKLKQSQRTDNTIMGGILPLNQIRSLVDLVPQMGEKARRSLTTHNNQAVSTLSEIWHPQDIPSVFLPPAKVGGSSFPPTHSRPTSKQISSDLQSIASHTHPIHPHNSHPSVSGHNPSPTLLLASGTKSDQILPLKSFVYKVLRHSRTSKNVLQIALCYLESIRPKVPQILQEENIGIRSYAQPKSSIQKATPEELAMDAELTALENSGKINIINNFIDNSMQTFRVADSGSQDLAESCIYPQDSLSSVDVQVSTAPLSTTLSLPSPLLCPRRAFLASLILASKFSQEKCYSNRAWARLSGLPPREIGRCERALAQALQWRLWVGKCAFGESAATAT from the exons atgagtaagactaggaatcatatagaatttactagaaagaa aggggaaactggagaaaccctgacactCGCACAATCTCAAACAATCTCCGAGGCAATGTGTCTCAGAATTGAGCAGGCACTGCAAGATTTCCATGCCAATAAACAAGCCATCCTTGACGCGGGAGCACGTCgaggtaaaaaaaacaacccaaTCGATAATTTCTATATTCCAAAACTCGAGTTTTTGCAAAGTGTAGTACACGCAATTAGACTAAATGGATGTGCAATCCAATGGTCTGCAGACACGACAGAGCATGCACATATCGAGGTGGTCAAAGCCCCTTCCAGTTCCAGCAATAATCAAAGATACGAGCCTCAAGTTTGTCGATACCTTGATCGTCGTGACAAATTGCGCAATTTCGATTTGTTTACAGCTATACGAGAAATGAGGATTGATTTTCGGGCTATACACTCTGCAACAATtacggatgaggaggagcaggaggagggggatgagggGGAGGAAAACGGCGAGGTTGTGATGGACACAACGTCAGAACTTCTTTCAACAATCATGCCGATGACAACCTTTCAATCAGCAAAGTCCAATCGCATTGTGGATTACTTCTACAAAGCTAGTCTCTATGAGCGTGGCGTATTGGAAGGCCCAGTCCCCTACAGAACATTTTCTTGCAGCAAAAACGTTGTTGCCCATTTATCTAGGGATGCTAGTTCCAAAAGATTGCATATCGACGAGGTTGCGAGCATTTTTAAAATTCCCGACCTACGACCAGCAATTGCCGATTATGTGTCACTCATCAATAAGGAATCAAATCCGAGACAGACCAATTCTCGAGGTTATCACATCAAGGGGATAACTGGCAGGCGTGTTTCTCCTCCCGGTTGTCCGTTGCCGTATTCAAAACTTGAGGTATGGCATAAGGTCCGTATACAGTCGACTGCGTACCAATACCCTCATGAGATCCTGGAGGCAGTCACACTTAATGCATATCCGCCATCTAACAAACATCCTTTTGGATACTTCGATTCAGCAATCATAAACGTGGATGAATCTGAGGAGTGGCCTCGCAGCGGGCTTCAAG GCCATTCTGTCGTCGACATTCGTATTATTTTTCGCATTGTCGGAGAGACACCCAGTACTGTGTCTCCCGATATTACTGGAAGATTTCTCGCATACGTCCAACGTTTTGAGGTTTTAAATCAGCCACAGTCTCTAGGTTCTGCGATCCGTGGACCTTACCCAGAGCCAATAACCGGCATGTATAAATTAAAACAAAGTCAACGTACAGATAACACCATTATGGGTGGAATTTTACCATTGAATCAAATACGCTCCCTGGTTGATCTGGTCCCTCAGATGGGCGAGAAGGCAAGGCGAAGCCTTACTACACATAACA atCAAGCTGTCAGCACCTTGTCCGAGATCTGGCACCCTCAGGATATTCCTTCCGTGTTCCTACCCCCCGCCAAAGTAGGGGGTAGCTCTTTTCCTCCTACTCATTCCCGTCCAACTTCCAAGCAGATCTCTTCCGATTTGCAATCCATAGCGTCTCATACACATCCAATACATCCACACAACAGTCATCCCTCCGTATCCGGCCATAACCCTTCCCCGACCCTCTTGCTTGCCTCGGGCACCAAATCCGATCAGATATTACCCCTCAAGTCTTTTGTTTATAAAGTCCTTCGCCACTCAAGGACATCTAAAAACGTACTGCAGATAGCACTATGTTATCTAGAATccattcgtcccaaggtCCCACAGATTTTGCAAGAGGAAAACATCGGCATTCGCTCTTATGCTCAGCCCAAAAGCAGTATTCAGAAAGCTACCCCAGAAGAGCTGGCGATGGATGCTGAGCTTACTGCTCTTGAGAACTCCGGcaagatcaacatcatcaataatttcattgacaattCTATGCAAACATTCCGTGTTGCCGATTCTGGTTCACAAGATCTGGCTGAATCGTGCATCTATCCACAAGACTCTCTGTCCAGCGTAGATGTGCAGGTCTCAACGGCTCCTCTTTCCACCACcctttctttgccatctccCCTCCTGTGTCCCCGTAGAGCCTTTCTGGCATCCCTCATCctggcctccaaattttcaCAAGAAAAGTGTTATTCTAACCGTGCTTGGGCAAGGTTATCTGGTCTCCCACCTCGTGAAATTGGTCGCTGCGAACGTGCCCTCGCACAAGCCTTGCAATGGCGACTCTGGGTCGGCAAATGCGCCTTTGGTGAGAGTGCTGCAACTGCCACATAG
- a CDS encoding Nucleosome assembly protein 1: MSSTVPISGAANVTAPTPQNTPLNQAPIALGLSRPTVPDITEDNEGEAAEDEGPSLAGLEQHMLGMVQGKLADLLGKSSGYIESLPVEIKLNVEALKGVQVKQNELHNQYKKECLELEKKYLELQKPLYERRSAIIAGKAAATTEEIEAGEEASVKEDEDYAPLPKDVKPSPSGIPEFWLTALRNHVGLSDMITDRDADALKHLVDVRLEYLKEGDEAPKETLGKPGFKIIFEFEKNDYFTNEVLEKTYLYQEEVGYSGDFVYDRALGTNIKWKEDKDLTKEFEIKKQRNKNTNRTRLVRKARPTESFFNFFSPPVPPTEEAIENGDYEDDELQELEEKLEEDYQIGEDLKEKIIPRAIDYFTGKALEYEIMDDEDEDDYEDSEDGDDDDDENRYEDDSDSDNDVPGRRRAPQKGRGGAAGGDKVNPEECKNQ, encoded by the exons ATGTCTTCTACCGTTCCCATCTCTGGTGCCGCCAATGTCACAGCGCCTACCCCCCAAAATACGCCGTTGAACCAGGCGCCTATCGCACTGGGTCTTTCGAGGCCGACGGTCCCAGACATCACGGAGGACAACgagggcgaagctgctgaggaTGAGGGACCGTCTCTGGCTGGTCTCGAACAGCACATGCTTGGAATGGTGCAAGGAAAGCTCGCTGATCTGCTTGGAAAGAGCTCGGGATATATCGAGAGCCTGCCAGTGGAGATCAAGTTGAATGTTGAGGCACTCAAGGGAGTCCAGGTCAAGCAAAATGAGCTGCACAACCAATACAAGAAGGAGTGCCTGGAGTTGGAGAAGAAG TACTTGGAGCTCCAGAAACCCCTCTACGAACGCCGCAGTGCAATCATTGCCGGTAAAGCTGCTGCTACCACCGAGGAGATCGAGGCCGGGGAAGAAGCTTCCGtaaaagaagatgaagactaCGCTCCCCTGCCCAAGGATGTCAAACCTTCGCCTTCCGGTATTCCTGAGTTCTGGCTCACTGCTCTCAGGAACCATGTTGGCCTGAGTGATATGATCACCGATCGCGATGCCGATGCTCTCAAGCACCTCGTTGATGTGCGTTTGGAATACCTCAAAGAAGGCGATGAAGCCCCCAAGGAGACATTAGGCAAGCCCGGCTTCAAGATCATCTTCGAATTCGAAAAGAACGATTACTTTACAAATGAGGTTCTTGAAAAGACTTATCTCTACCAGGAAGAGGTCGGATACTCGGGCGATTTCGTTTACGATCGTGCCCTCGGAACCAACATCAAGTGGAAGGAGGACAAGGATCTGACGAAGGAGTTCGAGATCAAGAAACAGAGAAATAAGA ACACAAACCGAACCCGTCTAGTCCGCAAAGCTCGCCCCACTGAAtccttcttcaacttcttctcGCCGCCCGTTCCTCCCACAGAAGAGGCTATCGAAAATGGGGActacgaagacgacgaacTGCAGGAacttgaggagaaactcgaGGAGGATTACCAGATCGGTGAAGATCTGAAGGAGAAG ATTATTCCTCGTGCCATCGACTACTTCACTGGAAAAGCCCTCGAGTATGAAATCATggatgacgaggacgaggatgactATGAGGACTCAGAAGACggtgatgacgatgacgatgagaaCCGATACGAAGAT GACTCTGACTCAGACAACGATGTCCCGGGTCGTCGGCGTGCGCCGCAGAAAGGCCGTGGTGGTGCCGCTGGAGGTGACAAGGTGAACCCAGAGGAATGCAAGAACCAGTAA
- a CDS encoding Transcription elongation factor SPT5 — protein MSSYKRRRLDSLGNRTDINPFIDIEAAVSDDDESSEELDYEGGQLLNDNDEFSEDEERVAHSRLYHAMQNTDNADEWSDLLPMLLPSRMKICPDNDIEPSSSRELIQKYGNPQPGGLGDNNYMPSATDIMYEIGCKVGREEAVAFKIMQMSTNPTFPIILARSVFAQSSIPGRIYVEAPSMQHAHTLACLVRELNPTHLVRLSSERCMEILSHPPPSRPEDQSWVKVAGKRKAWTTYANATGLVFTFQGRKSVVLIPRPPDNIKKSHLDRIFQDGFIITDFDAIDLKYLSNVLPTSSELEQFRECPFVTTETLAQASKAISMTRLKRYDRVKIIGGEYLGLFGTVKSVSDAEVEVHIPSQGITQAVALHDLRAAFQIGDSVEVVEGDHKDLHGWVSDFDGRSVCIIAPEHEREVIVPIHTVIFYVPPAHATLRPRKRHSSKLGERDHNDVYIGLSVIVVGNNTFKGYYGIVKSTTPDGFADVELEARNQRVERIKISHLIIHNREHINSAQDPGPSGGATPMPSTVASFLSPAWNPYSAIPVHSAVEIAELPSTVAHWLDTKYDKLKGLRLKVVDKSKGDHQVAMELLSLTDDTAHLALLGRTLTLPKSVLFPIHPVKKDDFVTPLEGDSMGIIFRIRSIDKDICVVHKYPVTRMKRGDTFPTFPTTSLIQIFPPSRGVKVVNM, from the exons ATGTCTAGTTATAAACGCAGACGACTTGACAGCCTAGGCAACCGCACA GACATTAATCCCTTCATAGACATTGAAGCAGCGgtttccgatgatgatgaaagttcggaagagcttgatTATGAAGGGGGCCAACTAC TGAATGATAACGATGAATTctctgaggatgaggaacgtGTTGCACACTCTCGGCTATATCATGCCATGCAAAATACAGATAACGCTGATGAATGGAGCGATTTGTTGCCCATGCTTCTGCCTTCACGCATGAAAATTTGTCCTGACAATGATATAGAGCCATCTAGTTCACGAGAACTTATACAGAAATATGGCAATCCCCAACCAGGAGGACTTGGTGATAATAATTATATGCCTTCCGCGACTGATATCATGTATGAAATAGGTTGCAAG GTTGGACGCGAAGAGGCCGTCGCTTTCAAAATTATGCAGATGTCAACGAACCCTACATTTCCCATCATCCTTGCCCGGTCTGTCTTCGCTCAATCCTCAATTCCTGGGAGAATCTACGTCGAGGCGCCATCAATGCAACATGCGCATACGTTAGCCTGCCTCGTTAGAGAGCTTAATCCGACACATTTAGTTAGGCTATCCTCGGAGAGATGTATGGAGATCCTATCTCATCCCCCACCCTCACGCCCTGAAGACCAATCGTGGGTcaaggttgctggaaagcGTAAGGCTTGGACGACCTACGCAAATGCTACCGGCCTTGTGTTCACATTCCAGGGTCGGAAAAGTGTTGTTCTTATCCCCAGACCTCCggacaacatcaagaaatcgCACCTCGACAGGATATTCCAGGATGGATTTATTATCACGGATTTCGACGCCATCGATctcaaatatctttccaatgTCCTCCCAACATCGTCCGAGTTGGAGCAATTTCGCGAGTGTCCATTTGTAACGACGGAGACCTTAGCGCAAGCCTCGAAAGCCATCTCCATGACTCGACTGAAACGATATGATCGAGTCAAAATTATTGGTGGAGAATACTTAGGTCTTTTTGGAACGGTCAAGAGTGTTTCTGACGCTGAGGTGGAAGTGCACATCCCCTCCCAAGGTATAACACAAGCAGTTGCACTACACGATCTACGTGCAGCTTTCCAGATAGGCGATAGTgttgaagtcgttgaagggGATCACAAAGATCTCCATGGATGGGTGTCAGACTTTGATGGAAGATCTGTTTGTATTATCGCCCCAGAGCACGAACGCGAA GTCATTGTGCCCATCCACACAGTCATATTCTACGTCCCCCCTGCCCATGCTACTCTTCGCCCGCGAAAGCGTCATTCGTCAAAGCTTGGAGAAAGAGACCACAACGACGTCTATATAGGTTTGAGtgtcatcgttgtcgggaATAATACATTCAAGGGGTACTATGGCATCGTTAAAAGCACTACCCCCGACGGCTTTGCAGACGTTGAGCTGGAAGCTCGTAACCAGAGGGTGGAACGTATTAAAATATCACATTTAATTATACA CAACCGAGAACATATAAATTCCGCTCAAGACCCCGGGCCTTCTGGTGGAGCAACTCCAATGCCGTCCACAGTAGCAAGTTTTCTGTCTCCTGCATGGAATCCGTATTCAGCAATACCTGTACACTCGGCGGTGGAAATCGCAGAACTACCCTCAACCGTCGCTCACTGGCTAGATACGAAATACGATAAGCTGAAAGGATTACGATTAAAAGTCGTAGACAAATCCAAGGGCGACCATCAAGTGGCGATGGAACTTCTCAGCCTTACCGACGATACTGCCCACCTAGCATTACTGGGACGTACACTGACATTACCGAAATCAGTGttgtttccaattcatcCTGTAAAAAAGGACGACTTCGTTACACCGCTTGAGGGCGATTCAATGGGGATTATATTCAGGATACGATCAATAGACAAGGATATTTGCGTTGTACATAAATATCCCGTTACTCGTATGAAACGCGGTGATACATTCCCAACTTTTCCGACAACATCTTTGATTCAAATCTTCCCCCCGTCCCGTGGTGTCAAAGTTGTAAATATGTAG